A region from the Elusimicrobiales bacterium genome encodes:
- a CDS encoding diguanylate cyclase → MQGILILAALLLAGLAYAAGRFKRLHAGQLAREKLSREALDKFVIALYKRDMETGLFEYLSPGFTTISGYAAEELPFQTYLELIHPSDRPEAERAFGKAPDGAAGGACQLQYRFRHRNGQYLWLHDQFVIMRGAGGKPETAVGAVADISVSRQADIYREIRVEILRILYGPGALQDTVRRVIEMIKAGAEADAVGVRLRDGDDFPYFAQDGFSKEFLSAENALLERGEHGRSCRDTDGNVCLKCACGLVISGNTDASRPLFTKGGSCWTNDSPALLGGDERNRCAVDGYCSVALIPIRANDRIAGLLQLNARRKGCFSLYSVTQLESIAAYIGEALLRKRAEKAREESRDHLHLLSITDDLTGLNNRRGFLEVARSQFNTAKRYGKPLTLLFCDIDGFKRINDVLGHDAGDKAIKDVAHVLTQTLRTSDVAARIGGDEFVVLLPQSGAAAARGARARVQSALKEINLRRKFPINMSIGICEMNVDSMRAVDDMLALADADMYRQKKQRRPQR, encoded by the coding sequence ATGCAGGGAATCCTGATTCTTGCGGCGTTGCTGCTGGCGGGGTTGGCATATGCTGCCGGTCGTTTCAAAAGGCTTCATGCCGGTCAACTGGCACGGGAAAAACTTTCCCGCGAGGCGCTGGATAAATTCGTCATCGCGCTTTATAAACGCGACATGGAAACCGGCCTTTTTGAGTACCTAAGCCCCGGTTTCACCACGATATCCGGCTACGCCGCGGAAGAGCTGCCGTTTCAAACCTATCTGGAGTTGATACATCCCTCGGACCGCCCCGAGGCCGAACGCGCATTCGGCAAGGCGCCCGATGGCGCTGCCGGCGGCGCTTGCCAGCTGCAATACCGGTTCAGGCACAGGAACGGGCAGTATTTATGGCTGCACGATCAATTTGTCATAATGCGCGGCGCCGGAGGAAAGCCGGAGACCGCCGTCGGCGCGGTGGCGGACATTTCCGTGAGCAGGCAGGCGGACATCTATCGCGAAATACGCGTGGAGATACTGCGCATCCTATACGGCCCCGGAGCTTTGCAGGACACTGTCCGGCGCGTTATAGAGATGATAAAGGCCGGAGCCGAGGCGGATGCCGTGGGCGTGCGGCTGCGCGACGGCGATGATTTCCCGTATTTCGCGCAGGACGGCTTCTCAAAAGAGTTTCTGTCCGCCGAGAATGCGCTGCTGGAACGCGGCGAGCATGGCAGGTCATGCCGCGACACCGACGGCAACGTCTGCCTGAAATGCGCGTGCGGGCTGGTCATTTCCGGCAACACGGATGCTTCCCGTCCGCTTTTCACCAAAGGCGGAAGCTGCTGGACCAACGATTCCCCCGCGCTTTTGGGAGGAGACGAGCGGAACCGGTGCGCCGTGGACGGATATTGTTCGGTGGCGCTGATCCCCATCCGCGCAAATGACCGGATTGCCGGGCTGCTGCAGCTTAACGCCCGCCGGAAAGGATGCTTTTCCCTGTATTCGGTCACGCAGCTTGAGAGCATCGCCGCTTATATCGGAGAAGCGCTTCTACGCAAGCGGGCGGAGAAAGCGCGCGAGGAGAGCAGGGACCATCTCCATCTTTTGTCCATAACAGACGATCTTACGGGATTAAACAACCGGCGCGGGTTTCTGGAGGTTGCGCGGAGCCAGTTCAATACCGCCAAACGCTACGGGAAACCGCTGACGCTGCTTTTCTGCGATATAGACGGCTTCAAGCGAATAAACGACGTTCTGGGCCACGACGCGGGCGACAAGGCCATAAAAGACGTCGCGCACGTACTGACGCAAACCCTGCGGACGTCCGATGTCGCCGCCCGCATCGGGGGCGACGAGTTCGTGGTGCTGCTGCCGCAATCCGGCGCGGCTGCGGCGCGCGGCGCGCGCGCGCGCGTTCAGTCCGCCCTGAAAGAAATAAACCTCCGCCGCAAATTCCCCATCAATATGAGCATAGGCATCTGCGAAATGAACGTGGATTCAATGCGCGCCGTGGACGATATGCTCGCGCTCGCCGACGCCGACATGTACAGGCAGAAAAAACAGCGCCGGCCCCAGCGCTAA
- the metF gene encoding methylenetetrahydrofolate reductase [NAD(P)H] translates to MDISSLFGGGGRTFSFEFYPPKTAADTASLYKALEELKPLSPDFVSVTSSPNSPARLQTAALALLIRERFGFEPMVHLTCVIYTREEVEAITALLAAEGINNILALRGDLPPGFKPSSEYGSAAELVSHIKTLGGFHAAVAAYPEVHPRAENSAADIASLKCKLDAGASFAITQLFFDNSSYFSFVEKCRAAGITAPIIPGIMPVTGHSQLKKFTSLCGIKIPPDMAADLDRLGEDRAAICDYGVNRAIAQCEELLRGGAPGIHFYTLNKSASTRRILERLRRQYPAPRS, encoded by the coding sequence ATGGATATTTCATCGCTTTTCGGCGGGGGGGGCAGGACTTTTTCTTTTGAATTCTATCCGCCAAAGACCGCGGCGGACACCGCCTCGCTTTACAAGGCGCTGGAGGAATTAAAGCCGCTGTCGCCGGATTTCGTGTCTGTAACCAGTTCGCCCAACAGCCCGGCGCGGCTGCAGACCGCCGCGCTGGCCCTGCTTATACGGGAAAGGTTCGGCTTTGAGCCGATGGTGCATCTGACCTGCGTCATCTACACGCGCGAAGAGGTGGAGGCGATAACCGCCCTCCTCGCCGCGGAGGGAATCAACAATATCCTGGCCCTGCGCGGCGATTTGCCGCCGGGTTTTAAGCCCAGCTCGGAATACGGCTCCGCCGCCGAACTGGTGTCCCATATCAAGACGCTGGGCGGGTTTCATGCCGCCGTGGCGGCCTATCCCGAAGTGCATCCCCGCGCGGAAAACTCCGCCGCGGATATCGCCAGCCTCAAATGCAAGCTGGATGCCGGCGCCTCTTTTGCCATAACCCAGCTTTTTTTTGACAACAGCAGCTACTTTTCTTTTGTGGAAAAATGCCGCGCCGCCGGGATAACCGCGCCGATTATCCCCGGAATAATGCCGGTAACCGGGCATTCGCAGCTTAAGAAATTCACCAGCCTCTGCGGCATAAAAATACCGCCGGACATGGCGGCGGATTTGGACAGGCTGGGCGAGGACCGCGCCGCGATCTGCGACTACGGAGTAAACCGCGCCATCGCCCAATGCGAGGAACTGCTGCGCGGCGGCGCGCCCGGCATACATTTCTACACGCTCAATAAATCCGCGTCCACAAGGCGCATACTGGAGCGTCTGCGCAGGCAGTACCCCGCTCCCCGGTCATGA
- the glmM gene encoding phosphoglucosamine mutase: MGEHFGTDGIRGIPGKFPLVEDFVVRLGREAARAVGGKNGGSVIIARDTRLSGEKLRDWLARGMRAAGFEPLDTGIAPTPAVSYLVPQEKAAFGAVISASHNPPEFNGIKFFSAAGVKLDETAENAIEAAIAAGGEAAPDDKAANLKLPGRLTVPKPDYVRDYENFIVETAGVRLDGMKIVVDCANGAAYDIAPRAFERLGARVTAINCSADGEKINRNCGALHPQTMCAKTAALGADCGFSLDGDADRVIFSDETGAVLDGDDIIAMAALELKKEGRLKHDKVALTVMSNLGIVNGLKKLGVSCELTQVGDKYISQAMEKEGLSLGGEASGHIIFRDFLPTGDGLLSAVQAIALLKRSGMKMSDYGRLLPKYPQLLKAVTVKEKIPLENVAGFDEMLRKQERTLSGGRIVVRYSGTEPKLRVLVEGPDRAAVERACESILDFYTARAA; encoded by the coding sequence ATGGGCGAACATTTCGGCACCGACGGCATACGCGGCATTCCGGGGAAATTCCCCCTGGTTGAGGATTTCGTGGTCCGGCTGGGGCGCGAGGCCGCGCGCGCCGTGGGCGGGAAAAACGGCGGTTCGGTGATAATCGCGCGGGACACGCGCCTCTCCGGCGAGAAACTGCGGGACTGGCTGGCGCGCGGAATGCGCGCGGCGGGGTTTGAGCCGCTGGACACAGGCATAGCCCCCACGCCGGCGGTTTCCTATCTTGTGCCGCAGGAAAAGGCGGCGTTCGGCGCGGTCATCTCGGCCAGCCACAACCCGCCGGAGTTCAACGGGATAAAATTTTTCTCCGCCGCCGGCGTGAAGCTGGACGAAACCGCCGAAAACGCGATAGAGGCCGCCATCGCCGCCGGCGGCGAGGCCGCGCCGGACGATAAAGCCGCCAACCTGAAACTTCCCGGACGGTTGACCGTTCCCAAACCGGATTATGTCCGGGATTACGAGAATTTCATAGTGGAAACCGCCGGCGTCAGGCTGGACGGGATGAAAATAGTCGTTGACTGCGCCAACGGCGCGGCCTACGACATAGCGCCCAGGGCCTTTGAACGGCTGGGCGCGCGGGTAACGGCAATCAATTGCTCCGCCGACGGCGAAAAAATCAACCGCAACTGCGGCGCGCTGCACCCGCAGACGATGTGCGCCAAAACCGCCGCACTGGGGGCCGACTGCGGCTTCAGCCTGGACGGCGACGCCGACCGCGTTATTTTTTCAGACGAAACCGGCGCCGTTCTGGACGGCGACGACATCATCGCCATGGCCGCGCTGGAGCTTAAAAAAGAGGGGCGGCTCAAACACGACAAGGTCGCCCTTACCGTAATGTCCAATCTGGGCATCGTAAACGGGTTGAAAAAACTTGGCGTCTCCTGCGAGCTTACGCAGGTGGGCGACAAATACATTTCCCAGGCGATGGAAAAAGAGGGGCTCTCGCTTGGCGGGGAAGCCTCCGGCCATATCATATTCAGGGATTTCCTGCCCACCGGGGACGGGCTGCTGTCCGCCGTGCAGGCCATAGCCCTGCTTAAACGCTCCGGCATGAAAATGAGCGATTACGGCAGGCTGCTGCCGAAGTATCCGCAATTGCTCAAAGCCGTAACGGTGAAAGAAAAAATACCGCTGGAAAACGTCGCGGGTTTTGACGAGATGCTCAGAAAGCAGGAGAGGACGCTCTCCGGCGGAAGAATTGTGGTGCGCTACTCCGGCACGGAGCCGAAGCTGCGCGTTCTTGTGGAAGGGCCGGACCGCGCCGCGGTGGAGCGCGCCTGCGAAAGCATCCTGGATTTTTACACCGCGCGCGCCGCATAA
- a CDS encoding T9SS type A sorting domain-containing protein: MLIIAAVLFFGCFPQALAGDAPARDKGAASSAGQAGAPQSASSLLAGVHAYPNPFKKSQGVSSVTFTNLPAQAEIRIYTVSGELVRDIGKNDSGSTALWDLNNAAGSRVASGLYLYMVDSGGEKIYGKLLVIW; the protein is encoded by the coding sequence ATGCTGATTATAGCGGCTGTTTTGTTTTTCGGCTGTTTCCCGCAGGCGCTGGCTGGCGATGCGCCGGCGCGGGACAAGGGGGCGGCGTCTTCCGCCGGACAGGCGGGCGCGCCGCAGTCCGCCTCATCGTTGCTGGCGGGGGTGCATGCCTATCCCAATCCGTTCAAGAAATCCCAGGGGGTTTCGTCTGTAACTTTCACTAATCTGCCGGCGCAGGCGGAAATACGGATATATACCGTTTCAGGCGAACTGGTGCGCGATATCGGCAAGAACGATTCCGGCAGCACCGCGTTGTGGGACCTCAATAATGCCGCAGGCTCGCGCGTGGCCAGCGGGCTGTATCTCTATATGGTGGATTCCGGCGGCGAGAAAATATACGGCAAGCTGCTGGTTATCTGGTGA
- a CDS encoding tetratricopeptide repeat protein: MKHSAQHFEKSGRQLWFKGEYYRALKLMQEGLELYPGDFRLKLGVALAQLRLGNYAIARDLLRELLDDSPNNGDALSAMCEACLSLGKKQDALDCAEKIHKHHSNSAVLLEHLGMAMLEHGLFEEAKRAFAAALAATPERPYARFGLGIVHSGQGHHTAAIREIRAALRMKPEFYEARSYLGNLLYDHGQKKRAIKIFLSIPVEDMIDPVTISRLAAYARTDKKLLPLAGELEKRLDNLTRGQTISGFLHSLEERALHAAAPRAPANMKLRLIKVSPAAPFSEAQRAALYDMDKRLKALFPRQPAPPEIPPRRPPRVCDGIEGFLSAFALYLKSVSDNSVRFAGIPLAGQSAALGIDSLSRYAAALVSGMRGGQAQSAVSQQTMDALLSGAVNIVKQMPPGLRGSEWIAELGGIILAFWTPVDMLERIFLMMGILSQPEKKSLEPVIARGRAWRRWLRFRPDNKWASPAAQLIPSLPQNYGSRQQVRCARCQAVIADYPDISQPEDTPPVLCGDCESVLRCPRCKGPMRQVSSTRLGMETYRCMQCENRVKIKSRRTRLTR, from the coding sequence GTGAAACATTCAGCGCAGCATTTTGAAAAATCCGGACGGCAGCTCTGGTTCAAGGGCGAGTATTACCGCGCCCTGAAACTGATGCAGGAGGGGCTGGAGCTTTATCCGGGCGATTTCCGGCTCAAGCTTGGCGTGGCGCTGGCGCAGCTGCGGCTTGGCAATTACGCCATCGCGCGCGACCTGCTGCGCGAGTTGCTAGACGACTCCCCCAACAACGGGGACGCGCTGTCGGCGATGTGCGAGGCCTGCCTGAGCCTGGGCAAAAAACAGGACGCGCTTGACTGCGCGGAGAAAATACACAAACACCATTCCAATTCGGCGGTGCTGCTGGAACATCTGGGCATGGCAATGCTGGAGCACGGGCTTTTTGAAGAGGCAAAACGCGCCTTTGCCGCCGCGCTGGCGGCGACACCGGAGCGGCCCTATGCGCGTTTCGGGCTGGGGATAGTGCACAGCGGGCAGGGACATCACACCGCCGCCATCCGCGAGATACGCGCCGCGCTGCGCATGAAACCGGAATTTTACGAGGCGCGCTCCTACCTGGGCAACCTGCTCTACGACCACGGCCAGAAAAAGCGGGCCATAAAAATTTTCCTGTCCATCCCGGTGGAGGACATGATAGACCCGGTTACGATAAGCCGGCTGGCGGCCTACGCGCGCACGGACAAGAAGCTGCTGCCCCTTGCCGGGGAGCTTGAAAAGCGGCTTGACAATCTGACCAGGGGCCAGACCATATCCGGCTTCCTGCATTCGCTGGAGGAGCGCGCCCTCCACGCCGCCGCGCCGCGCGCGCCGGCCAACATGAAGCTGCGCCTTATAAAGGTTTCCCCCGCCGCCCCGTTTTCCGAGGCGCAGCGCGCCGCGCTCTATGATATGGACAAGCGGCTTAAAGCCCTGTTCCCGCGCCAGCCCGCGCCGCCGGAAATACCGCCGCGCAGGCCGCCGCGCGTCTGCGACGGGATAGAGGGTTTCCTGTCGGCATTCGCGCTGTATCTGAAAAGCGTGTCCGACAACTCTGTCCGTTTCGCCGGAATTCCGCTGGCGGGCCAGAGCGCGGCGCTGGGCATTGACTCGCTTTCGCGCTATGCGGCGGCGCTTGTTTCCGGGATGCGGGGCGGGCAGGCGCAATCCGCCGTGTCGCAGCAGACGATGGATGCGCTGCTTTCCGGCGCGGTCAATATCGTCAAGCAGATGCCGCCGGGGCTGCGCGGCTCGGAATGGATAGCGGAGCTTGGCGGGATAATACTGGCCTTCTGGACGCCCGTGGACATGCTGGAGCGTATTTTCCTGATGATGGGCATTCTAAGCCAGCCGGAGAAAAAATCGCTGGAGCCGGTAATCGCCCGGGGCAGGGCCTGGCGCAGATGGCTGCGCTTTCGCCCGGACAACAAGTGGGCCTCGCCCGCGGCGCAGCTTATCCCCTCGCTGCCGCAGAACTACGGCTCGCGCCAGCAGGTGCGCTGCGCGCGCTGCCAGGCGGTGATAGCCGACTACCCGGATATCTCCCAGCCGGAGGACACGCCCCCGGTCCTCTGCGGCGACTGCGAATCCGTGCTGCGCTGCCCGCGCTGCAAAGGACCGATGAGGCAGGTGTCCTCAACCCGGCTGGGCATGGAAACCTACCGCTGCATGCAATGCGAAAACCGGGTGAAGATAAAATCCCGCAGGACGCGGCTCACCAGATAA
- the cdaA gene encoding diadenylate cyclase CdaA — protein MLKIIGYTIDILIASAIIYRLILIIKGTRAMQVLWGILLLAFITVSADVLGLKATAFLLTQFWVAGIVVLVIVFQPELRLALAELGSQPLGNILVSHEFDFIKELMGAVRYCMANKIGMLVVLEQETGLRDFVRTGTTINGVVTKELLISIFMNKTPLHDGAAIVSDNRLISAACILPLSQEQTVSKIFGMRHRAALGITEISDAVVLVVSEERGELALVRGGRIQTPVDPDDTEKRLLDLYRSKAEKNLLRRAPRG, from the coding sequence ATGCTCAAAATAATAGGGTACACGATAGACATTTTAATCGCTTCGGCGATAATATACCGGCTTATACTCATCATAAAGGGCACCCGCGCCATGCAGGTGCTCTGGGGCATTCTGCTGCTGGCTTTTATCACCGTGTCGGCGGACGTGCTGGGGCTCAAGGCCACCGCCTTCCTGCTGACCCAGTTCTGGGTGGCCGGGATAGTGGTGCTGGTGATAGTGTTCCAGCCGGAGCTGCGGCTTGCGCTGGCCGAGCTGGGCAGCCAGCCGCTGGGAAACATCCTGGTCTCGCATGAGTTTGATTTCATCAAGGAACTGATGGGCGCAGTGCGCTACTGCATGGCAAACAAAATCGGCATGCTGGTGGTGCTGGAGCAGGAAACCGGACTGCGCGACTTCGTGCGCACAGGCACCACCATAAACGGCGTCGTAACAAAAGAGCTGCTCATCTCCATTTTCATGAACAAAACGCCGCTGCACGACGGCGCGGCCATAGTGTCGGACAACCGGCTCATATCCGCGGCGTGCATACTGCCGCTTTCGCAGGAGCAGACGGTTTCCAAGATATTCGGCATGCGCCACCGCGCCGCTCTGGGCATAACGGAGATATCGGACGCGGTGGTGCTTGTAGTCTCCGAGGAGCGGGGCGAGCTGGCCCTGGTGCGCGGCGGACGAATACAAACCCCCGTGGACCCCGACGACACGGAAAAGCGGCTGCTGGACCTTTACCGCTCCAAGGCGGAGAAGAACCTGCTGCGGCGCGCGCCGCGAGGCTGA
- the bglX gene encoding beta-glucosidase BglX: protein MKIIAVLYAVALAALPACASQDIESRIDDILSKMTLEEKLGQMQQLDGNYDSGAATPEVMGLARKGLIGSTLNVRGAKNTNELQRAAMESRLKIPMIFGFDVIHGYKTVFPVPLAEASTFSPKIVEEDSAVAAREARSSGVHWTFAPMMDIARDPRWGRIVEGSGEDPYLGSAMARARVRGFQGKDYSAPDKIAACAKHWAAYGAAEAGRDYNTVDMSERTLRQVYLRPFKAAVDEGIATFMGGFDSLNGIPASANEWLTRGILKGEWKFDGFVVSDYTSVKELICHGIAADDADAARVALNGGMDMEMVSKVYNENGVALVKDKLVAKKDIDDAVRRILRVKMRAGLFDKPYVDESLEKTEILSPENRGAAYRSAVASFVLLKNDKNTLPIPSGVKKMLLAGDLADDTTSTIASWCGDGVPSDAITVLRGLVARAARAGVEIKYVRGAGPYVSKDDDIAAAAAAAKDADFILAVVGENADMTGEATSRSDISLPGRQLELVQALAAAGKPMAVVLMNGRPVEINWLTANVPAILEIWYPGTMGGTAVADVLFGDKSPGGKLPVSWPRALGQVPIYYNHLNTGRPIPLDKPDEKYASRYLDIPNTPLYPFGYGLSYSRFAISDLAVSASTIPLNGTVTVTASVQNMGDRSADEVVQLYIRQPVASVSRPVRELKGFERVTLAPAEKKTVKFTLGPDELAYYGKDMKFSVEPGIFKVWVSNSSEDGLEGQFLVAK, encoded by the coding sequence ATGAAGATAATCGCAGTGTTGTATGCGGTTGCGCTGGCAGCCCTGCCGGCCTGCGCCTCGCAGGATATTGAAAGCCGGATAGACGATATTCTCTCAAAGATGACGCTTGAGGAAAAACTCGGCCAGATGCAGCAGCTGGACGGCAATTACGATTCCGGGGCGGCCACCCCCGAAGTGATGGGGCTTGCCCGCAAGGGGCTGATAGGCTCCACCCTCAACGTCCGCGGCGCCAAAAACACCAATGAATTGCAGCGCGCGGCGATGGAATCGCGGCTGAAAATCCCCATGATTTTCGGCTTTGACGTAATTCACGGCTACAAGACCGTTTTCCCCGTGCCGCTGGCGGAAGCCTCCACCTTCAGCCCCAAGATAGTGGAGGAGGACTCCGCTGTCGCCGCGCGCGAGGCGCGGTCGTCCGGCGTGCACTGGACATTCGCCCCGATGATGGACATCGCGCGCGATCCGCGCTGGGGCAGAATCGTGGAAGGCTCCGGGGAGGATCCCTATCTCGGATCCGCCATGGCCAGGGCCCGCGTGCGCGGCTTCCAGGGCAAGGATTATTCCGCGCCGGACAAAATAGCCGCCTGCGCCAAACACTGGGCCGCCTACGGCGCGGCGGAAGCCGGGCGGGATTACAACACCGTTGACATGTCCGAGCGGACGCTCCGGCAGGTTTATCTCCGGCCCTTCAAGGCCGCCGTTGACGAGGGCATAGCCACGTTTATGGGCGGGTTCGATTCCCTCAACGGAATTCCCGCCAGCGCAAACGAGTGGCTGACGCGCGGCATTCTCAAGGGCGAGTGGAAGTTTGACGGCTTTGTTGTCAGCGATTACACCTCCGTCAAGGAACTGATATGCCACGGCATCGCCGCCGATGACGCGGACGCCGCCCGGGTCGCCCTAAACGGCGGCATGGACATGGAGATGGTCAGCAAGGTTTATAACGAGAACGGCGTTGCGCTGGTCAAGGACAAACTGGTCGCCAAAAAGGATATAGACGATGCCGTCCGCCGCATACTGCGCGTTAAAATGCGTGCCGGGCTGTTTGACAAGCCGTATGTGGATGAGAGTCTTGAAAAGACGGAAATACTCTCCCCGGAAAACAGGGGCGCGGCCTACCGCTCCGCCGTGGCTTCCTTCGTGCTGCTTAAAAACGACAAAAACACTCTGCCCATCCCCTCCGGCGTCAAAAAGATGCTTCTGGCCGGCGACCTGGCGGACGACACCACCTCCACCATCGCCTCCTGGTGCGGCGACGGCGTTCCCTCGGATGCGATTACAGTGCTGCGCGGCCTGGTGGCGCGCGCGGCGCGCGCCGGCGTGGAGATTAAATACGTCCGTGGCGCGGGTCCTTATGTGTCAAAGGACGACGATATCGCAGCCGCCGCAGCCGCCGCCAAGGATGCGGATTTCATCCTGGCGGTCGTGGGAGAGAACGCGGATATGACCGGCGAGGCCACCTCCCGCTCCGACATTTCGCTTCCCGGCAGGCAGCTTGAGCTGGTTCAGGCGCTGGCAGCGGCGGGCAAGCCGATGGCGGTGGTCCTGATGAACGGCAGGCCCGTTGAAATCAACTGGCTGACCGCCAATGTGCCGGCCATACTGGAAATCTGGTACCCCGGCACCATGGGCGGAACCGCAGTCGCCGACGTGCTGTTCGGCGACAAGTCGCCCGGCGGCAAGCTGCCCGTTTCCTGGCCGCGCGCCCTGGGCCAGGTGCCGATATACTACAACCATCTCAACACCGGACGGCCCATCCCGCTGGACAAGCCGGACGAGAAGTACGCCTCCCGCTATCTGGACATCCCGAACACGCCGCTGTATCCGTTCGGCTACGGGCTCAGCTATTCCAGGTTCGCCATTTCGGACCTGGCGGTAAGCGCAAGCACCATACCGCTCAACGGCACGGTAACCGTAACCGCCTCCGTGCAGAACATGGGCGACAGAAGCGCCGACGAGGTTGTTCAGCTCTACATACGCCAGCCGGTCGCCAGCGTGTCGCGCCCCGTGCGCGAGCTCAAAGGCTTCGAGCGCGTAACCCTCGCCCCCGCCGAGAAGAAAACCGTGAAATTCACCCTCGGCCCGGACGAACTGGCCTATTACGGCAAGGACATGAAGTTCTCGGTGGAGCCCGGCATTTTCAAGGTGTGGGTTTCCAACTCCTCCGAAGACGGGCTGGAAGGACAGTTCCTGGTTGCGAAATAG
- a CDS encoding pyridoxine 5'-phosphate synthase: MKIKLGINIDHVATLRQARGIGKPDIAEAAKICLAAGADFIVCHLRGDRRHIQDADVFLLKKKIGAKRIHLEMACTPEMERIALKLKPRSVCIVPERPDELTTHGGLALSGKNAAKAAQCVKKLRRAGIGVSLFIEPSAASVRAARAAGSDTVELCTKAYAEAFGGKNEAAALENLEVAAVLAREMKLHIHSGHGLDYRNVRAAAHIEGTECLNIGFSVISRAMFAGLGRAVAEMKTLVA; the protein is encoded by the coding sequence ATGAAAATCAAACTGGGAATAAACATAGACCATGTCGCGACATTGAGGCAGGCGCGCGGAATCGGCAAGCCCGATATCGCGGAAGCCGCCAAAATCTGCCTGGCAGCGGGGGCGGATTTCATAGTCTGCCATCTGCGCGGGGACAGGCGCCACATACAGGACGCGGACGTTTTCCTTCTCAAAAAGAAAATAGGCGCAAAGCGCATTCACCTGGAAATGGCCTGCACGCCGGAGATGGAGCGCATCGCGCTAAAGCTCAAGCCGCGTTCGGTCTGCATAGTGCCGGAAAGGCCGGACGAGCTTACCACTCATGGCGGGCTTGCTTTGTCCGGCAAAAACGCGGCGAAGGCGGCCCAATGCGTCAAAAAACTGCGCCGCGCCGGAATAGGGGTCAGCCTTTTCATAGAGCCCTCCGCCGCGTCGGTGCGCGCCGCGCGCGCCGCCGGCTCCGATACGGTGGAGCTTTGCACCAAGGCGTACGCCGAGGCTTTCGGCGGCAAAAACGAGGCCGCCGCGCTGGAGAATCTTGAAGTGGCAGCCGTGCTGGCGCGCGAAATGAAGCTGCATATACACAGCGGCCACGGGCTGGATTACCGCAATGTCCGCGCCGCCGCGCATATTGAGGGGACGGAATGCCTCAATATCGGTTTCTCCGTCATCTCCCGCGCCATGTTTGCCGGCCTGGGCCGCGCCGTGGCGGAAATGAAAACGCTTGTCGCATAA
- a CDS encoding DUF4340 domain-containing protein — protein sequence MKRKTLIILSAVFALMVAASAGLILSSRQKPLPRLCAGKAKQIAALEFSYPGGKTAKFIKTDKGWEIASPISYKADERELASAVSALCGLRLSETLSASPETARMFGLNPENGVGIALSGADNKKIAEFTAGKEGLSAEAFFIKLPSGEIKEASGLARAALARPFTEWLDKTVFSAPMNKITSVAWHKGKDNWRVYAENGKWLLESAGKKTAIPAEKYQGKIGPLLMSLADLRAERVLPSSGEYAPKTAFKEDFSLDIKADTPAAAIRIGAADSSGGRAALLKGENRVTFIVPDWRAADLLLNPSGIK from the coding sequence ATGAAAAGAAAAACTCTGATAATCCTGTCCGCCGTTTTTGCGCTGATGGTGGCGGCAAGCGCGGGGCTGATACTGTCCTCCCGGCAAAAGCCGCTGCCAAGGCTCTGCGCCGGCAAGGCAAAGCAAATTGCCGCGCTGGAATTCTCCTATCCCGGCGGCAAAACAGCCAAATTCATAAAGACGGACAAGGGCTGGGAGATTGCCTCCCCCATCTCCTACAAGGCGGACGAACGCGAGCTGGCATCGGCGGTATCCGCATTGTGCGGGCTGCGCCTGTCGGAGACGCTTTCCGCCTCGCCGGAGACGGCGCGCATGTTCGGCCTCAACCCGGAAAACGGGGTCGGCATCGCGCTTTCCGGGGCGGACAATAAAAAAATAGCGGAATTCACCGCCGGAAAGGAAGGCCTCTCGGCGGAGGCGTTTTTCATAAAGCTGCCTTCGGGCGAGATAAAAGAGGCATCCGGCCTTGCGCGCGCCGCGCTGGCCCGGCCTTTCACCGAATGGCTGGACAAGACGGTTTTCTCCGCGCCGATGAACAAAATAACTTCGGTCGCCTGGCATAAAGGCAAAGACAACTGGCGCGTTTACGCCGAAAACGGCAAATGGCTGCTGGAAAGCGCGGGCAAAAAAACGGCAATCCCCGCCGAAAAGTATCAGGGCAAAATAGGCCCGCTGCTCATGTCGCTTGCGGACCTGCGGGCGGAGCGAGTGCTGCCGTCCTCCGGCGAATACGCGCCAAAAACCGCCTTCAAAGAAGACTTTTCGCTGGACATAAAAGCGGACACGCCCGCAGCCGCAATCAGAATCGGCGCGGCGGATTCCTCCGGCGGGCGCGCCGCGCTGTTAAAAGGCGAGAACCGCGTAACCTTCATAGTCCCCGACTGGCGCGCCGCCGACCTACTGCTAAACCCCTCCGGTATCAAGTAG